CCGCAAGGCAGAAAAATATACTGTTCTACATATTCCGTGAACGGTTGCCCGCTGACGGCTTCTACGAGCATAGCAAGCATGATATATCCTGCATTGTTATAGTGAAAACGACCGCCTGGGGCAAATTTCATAGGAAGTCCAGCAAACAGCGGGAGGAAATCCGCAGGCCGCCTCAGCGTGTACATCGGGGTCTCCTTCCATAGTGTCGCGAAATCCTCCATCTCTTCTTCATCGAAGTAATCCGGTATGCCCGAGCTGTGAGTCAATAGCTGATGCACGGTGATCGCTGGGTCGAACAATGGGAATTCCTGCTTCGGCAAGATGTCTAGTATTTTGGCGTCAAAAGAAAACAAACCTTGCTCTGCGAGCTGGCAGACCGCAATAGCGGTAAATAGTTTGCTGCCGGAAGCAATGGCGAAGCGGGTGTGGGCCTGGTTGAGCCGTACGTCCCCGATATTAGCTATCCCAAAAGCTGCGGCTGCAAGGACATGCTCCCGTTCCGTCACTTGTACGACCCCTGAGAACCCCGTCCGCCGGGCCTCTTCACTGATAATCTGGACCAGCTTGTCCTTATTAATCTGATGTGCAGGCTTCATCGTATGAAGCACCTCCTGTCTGAAAATAAGCATCAGTACCCTGTTATATTTCGCTGCTTGGGAGAATTAACCTTTATTCATTGGCGGTAAGCCGCAAGAGTGTACGCTGCGCGTAAGGTTTATCTGCAAAGGACAAGAAATGCTGTTCCAGTTTGGCAGGGCGGTACATTGTGGACATTTTGCCGGATGCGATAGTATAAATGCAAACATGACAAACATGAGCATGCATCCGGGGAGGAATTAGAATGGCACTTCAGCAAACGATTACAGTCTTGAACGCACTGGACAGCGCTTATGTTAACGGTAAGCAGGTCAAGCAGTTGTTCGCAGAATATCCTGCGGTTAAGGTTGAGGTTCAGAAGGTGGAAGGGGAAAAGGGCAGCACAGAATTCGTCAAAATCACGATCCCGGGCAGCGAAGGCAAGCTTGGCGGCGGATCTGCTCCAACGTTCGGCATTGTCGGCAGACTGGGTGGGATCGGGGCGCGCCCGAGCCGGATTGGCCTGGTCTCTGATGCAGACGGTGCGGTAGCGGCGATTGCTTCTGCGCTGAAGCTGGCAGACATGCAGACCAAAGGGGATGTGCTGCCGGGGGATGTGCTGGTTACCACCCATATTTGCCCGGATGCTCCAACCCTGCCGCACGAGCCGGTGGATTTCATGGATTCTCCTGTAGATATTCTGCAGATGAATGAGCATGAAGTGCTGCCGGAGATGGAAGCGGTTCTATCCATTGATACGACCAAAGGCAACCGTGTGGTTAACCACAAAGGGATCGCCATCTCACCGACGGTCAAAGAAGGCTATATTCTGCGGGTCAGCGAAGATTTGCTACGGATCAAGGAAATGACGACCGGGCAGTACCCGGTTACTTTTCCTGTGACGACTCAGGATATTACCCCTTACGGCAACGGGCTGTATCATATCAATTCCATTCTTCAGCCTGCGGTAGCTACCTCTGCTCCGGTGGTGGGCCTCGCGATTACTGCCCAGTCTATGGTGCCGGGCTGCGGGACTGGTGCCAGTCATGAGGTGGATATTGCCCAGGCGGTGCGTTTTGCTATCGAGACGGCCAAGGAAGTAACGCAGGGGACATGTTCTTTCTACAACGAAGCAGAGTTTGCCAAAATTACTGAGCTGTACGGCTCCATGAGCGTGCTGCAGACGCTGGGCAAACCGGCAGTCACCTCTCAATAACTGGATATTGGTATTGCAGGTAGGCGCTGAATTTCCTTCAGCGCCTGCTCTGCAATCACTGGGGGTAGCAGAAGCAGGCAAGACAGCAGAGGAGGGAAGCGCATGAAGAATATCGGGCTGATTACGATTGGGCAAGCACCCAGGCAGGATGTCGCGCCCATCATTGAGAAATATCTGAAAAGCAAGGCGGGACTGGTTCAGTCCGGGGTGTTGGACGGGTTCACGGCTGAACAGGTGCGTGAATTCTACAGTCCAGGGCCGGGAGAGTATGTGCTGACCACCCGCATGGCGGACGGGTCCGCTGCGGTAATCTCCCGCGAGCGGATACAGACCGTTCTGCAAGGGAAGATTGATGCTATGGAAGCCGCTGGGATTCGGACGATCCTGCTGGCGTGTACGGGAGTTTTTCCGGGACTGCATACGTCTGCTGCCCATCTGATTGAGCCGGACCGGATCATTCCTCCGGTCGTGCAGGCGATGCTGGACGGGCGTCGTCTGGGACTGATTGGCCCTTTGCCGGAGCAGGAGGACGCAATGATTGAGAAATTCGCTGGCGCCGGAGCCAGGTTGCCGTTCGCTGCGGCTTCACCTTATACGGGTACGGAAGCGGATTTTCGCGCCGCAGCAGAGCGTCTGAGCGGTCATGCGGATGTGTTAGTGCTTGACTGTATGGGATATGTGGAGCAGCATAGACAGTGGGCGGCCTCCGCAGGAGTGCCCGCCGTGCTGTCCAATGCCCTGATGGGCAAGCTGGTCGCAGAAATGGTGTAATTCGGGAGGAAATGAAGATGAGTGAAGCAAGAATCGGAATTAGCATGAATGTTCTTAAGGATTGTCTCGGGCTTGCCGGCGGAGAACTGCTGGCCGTAGTAGCCGACGATGATAAGCGTGATCTGGCCGAGTCGGTCTATGAGGCGGGCAAAAGGCTGGGAGCGGAATCAATGCTGCTGGTCATGCAGCCGCGAAGCAGATCGGGGGAGGAGCCTCCGGCTCCAGTTGCCGAAGCTATGGCTAAGGCGGATGTGGCCGTATGCATCACGACACATTCGATGACACATACGGCGGCGCGCAAGCAGGCAGCCGCGGCAGGAACCCGGGTAGCTACCATGCCGGGGATCACCGATGATATGTTCAGCCACGGCGCGATCACTGCGGATTATGGGCAGGTGAAGGCGCTGACCGAGCAGGTCGCTGCGCTGTTGTCTGCGGGCAGCCGGGTGCGTGTGGAGAAGGAAGGGATGGTTCTTAGTTTCTCTATTGACGGCCGGGATGGCATTCTCAGCACCGGGCTATACCTCAATCCGGGCGAATCAGGCAATCTGCCCTCAGGTGAAGCTTATATTGCACCCCTGGAAGGCACGGCTACCGGCCAGATTAAGGTGGACGGCTCGGTTGCAGGGATCGGTGCCTTGAACGGCCCGATGGTGCTGACCGTGGAAGATGGACGGCTGATCCATGCCGGCGGGGAGCATGGCGGCAAGCTGCTGGACATGCTTGGCGATGGCGATGGCCGGCTGCTGGGCGAATTCGGCATCGGGACCAATAACAAGGCCCGGATTACAGGCGTGGTGCTGGAAGATGAGAAGGTGTACGGGACGATCCATGTTGCTTTTGGCAGCAATAATACGTTTGGCGGGGTCGTTGCGGCTGGCGTGCATATTGATGCTGTGGTCATGAAGCCGGATGTGTATATCGACGACAAGCTGATTATGCAGGCTGGGGAGCTGCTGTAAGCAGAATGGAAGCTGCTGATTGCAAGGTTAAATAAGCCGCACCACAGATTTGGACGGTGGGTGCAATCGCCACTGTAGTGAACCTTTGGATTTCCGGCTGCTATTGCTGTTTACGGCTGAAATAGGGTGGCTGGTTATGCTTTTGCAGCATCTAAACCAAGGCGGTCAGGAGGAGATAGGATGCTTGGAATCATACGTGTCATTACATTGCAGGAGAACTCTGCAATCCAGTTACATGGAGATTTAATTGAGTGGCGGTATGGTCTGCCGGTGATGAGCCGCTGCATCCCGGATCAGCCCCGGGGTGTGTATGATGCGCAGACTGAGGCGGAATCCATTCCGAAGATTATAAGGCTTGCCGGGGAACTGGAGCAGCAGGGATGCACGGCTATCGGCATCAGCTGTGCAGCCGATCCGGCACTCTTGGAAGCCAGAGCAGTGGTGAATGTTCCTGTGCTGGGAGCGGGCTCCTGCGCGGCCCATATGGCTATGGCTTACAGCAACCGGGTGGGGGTGCTGACGATTCTGGAAGAGGTGCCGCCGCTTATCCGCAGCATTCTCGGCGATGCCTACGTTGGCATGGACCGCCCCGACGGCGTGACAACCACGCTGGATCTGAACACACCCGCCGGACGGACAGGCGCGCTGGCGGGTGCCGCCCGGCTCGTGGAGCGCGGCGCCGAAGCCCTTGTGCTGGCGTGCACAGGCTTCGCCACCATCGGCTTGGCAGCGGAGCTGGAAGAACAGCTCGGCATTCGGGCGTTCGATCCCATACTCTGCCTTGGTGCCGCTGCTGCTGCGTCAGCCTCTGGTGAGGGAGCTGTGCATCGCATGTAGAATGGCTTTTTGTGTTGGGCAGGCTTTGCAATTTGCTAGAACTCGCGTCCTTGTAAGTGTGGGGCAGACTACGTGTATAGGCGATGTGTGGCAAATAATGCGTGAAAATCAATGTGTGGCAAACTAATAGCTGATCTCTTCGAAGCGTTCCTCCTGGCTCAGGGCAGGGGACGCTTCTTTGTAGTTAGGGGATTAGAGGAGCACAAGTGCCCCTGAATTCGGCGTAAGCGGGCAAAAGGAGAGAATGAGGTGCAGAAGTGCACCTGAATTGGGCAGATGCGGGCAAAAGGAGAGAATGAGGAGCACTAGTGCCCCTGAATTCAGCGGGATGGACTATGAGGCTGATAGCGGCGGGGGGGACAGATTTGGGGAAGCAGGAGTAGCACGGCGTAGATGAATATCTTTTGAGTAACTAAATGGGTTAGAGCACTTTGTCATAGGTAACATATCTGCGTACATCTGCCGTCTGTAATCAAAGGGATAAATCCCTCTGAATCCGGCGAAACGTGCCTGCCGCCTGTAATCAAAGGGATAAATCCCTCTGAATCCGGCGAAACGCGCCTCACGCTCGTAATCAAAGGGATAAATCCCTCTGAATCCGGCGAAACGTGCTCCACGCTC
The sequence above is a segment of the Paenibacillus sp. FSL R7-0204 genome. Coding sequences within it:
- a CDS encoding aminopeptidase → MSEARIGISMNVLKDCLGLAGGELLAVVADDDKRDLAESVYEAGKRLGAESMLLVMQPRSRSGEEPPAPVAEAMAKADVAVCITTHSMTHTAARKQAAAAGTRVATMPGITDDMFSHGAITADYGQVKALTEQVAALLSAGSRVRVEKEGMVLSFSIDGRDGILSTGLYLNPGESGNLPSGEAYIAPLEGTATGQIKVDGSVAGIGALNGPMVLTVEDGRLIHAGGEHGGKLLDMLGDGDGRLLGEFGIGTNNKARITGVVLEDEKVYGTIHVAFGSNNTFGGVVAAGVHIDAVVMKPDVYIDDKLIMQAGELL
- a CDS encoding aspartate/glutamate racemase family protein; translation: MLGIIRVITLQENSAIQLHGDLIEWRYGLPVMSRCIPDQPRGVYDAQTEAESIPKIIRLAGELEQQGCTAIGISCAADPALLEARAVVNVPVLGAGSCAAHMAMAYSNRVGVLTILEEVPPLIRSILGDAYVGMDRPDGVTTTLDLNTPAGRTGALAGAARLVERGAEALVLACTGFATIGLAAELEEQLGIRAFDPILCLGAAAAASASGEGAVHRM
- a CDS encoding DUF1177 domain-containing protein, which gives rise to MALQQTITVLNALDSAYVNGKQVKQLFAEYPAVKVEVQKVEGEKGSTEFVKITIPGSEGKLGGGSAPTFGIVGRLGGIGARPSRIGLVSDADGAVAAIASALKLADMQTKGDVLPGDVLVTTHICPDAPTLPHEPVDFMDSPVDILQMNEHEVLPEMEAVLSIDTTKGNRVVNHKGIAISPTVKEGYILRVSEDLLRIKEMTTGQYPVTFPVTTQDITPYGNGLYHINSILQPAVATSAPVVGLAITAQSMVPGCGTGASHEVDIAQAVRFAIETAKEVTQGTCSFYNEAEFAKITELYGSMSVLQTLGKPAVTSQ
- a CDS encoding serine hydrolase domain-containing protein, with translation MKPAHQINKDKLVQIISEEARRTGFSGVVQVTEREHVLAAAAFGIANIGDVRLNQAHTRFAIASGSKLFTAIAVCQLAEQGLFSFDAKILDILPKQEFPLFDPAITVHQLLTHSSGIPDYFDEEEMEDFATLWKETPMYTLRRPADFLPLFAGLPMKFAPGGRFHYNNAGYIMLAMLVEAVSGQPFTEYVEQYIFLPCGMKDSGYFALDALPAHTAQGYIDSSNGKKTSNIYSIPVVGGGDGGAFVTAADMHKLWSGLLEHKLLQAETTALLLTPHIYERKDSYYGYGVWIQTGPSGKVLKYHIMGYDPGISFHSAYYPERGITITALCNKSNGAYMMMSAVEGYLPVG
- a CDS encoding AroM family protein, encoding MKNIGLITIGQAPRQDVAPIIEKYLKSKAGLVQSGVLDGFTAEQVREFYSPGPGEYVLTTRMADGSAAVISRERIQTVLQGKIDAMEAAGIRTILLACTGVFPGLHTSAAHLIEPDRIIPPVVQAMLDGRRLGLIGPLPEQEDAMIEKFAGAGARLPFAAASPYTGTEADFRAAAERLSGHADVLVLDCMGYVEQHRQWAASAGVPAVLSNALMGKLVAEMV